The following are encoded in a window of Mycolicibacterium tusciae JS617 genomic DNA:
- the crtI gene encoding phytoene desaturase family protein — translation MKTVGGNAHRVVVIGAGLAGLSAALHLAGRGREVTVVERAQHPGGRVGRLDINGYRLDTGPTVLTMPDIIDDAFAAVGESLSDRLDLMRVEPAYRALFADGSSLNVHSDRDAMAAEIERFAGRGQADGYLKLREWLARLYEVEFDGFIGANFDSPLSLLTPALARLAAIGGFRRWDRMVRKHLSDDRLRRVFTFQALYAGVPPHQALAVYAVIAYMDTISGVFFPRGGMRALPDAMAAAAADAGVQFRYGATVSALERSGDVVTAVHTSNGERVPTDAVVLTTELPETYRLLGREPRRLFRLRPAPSAVVAHVGCQAVGHEVGHHTILFGDAWEQTFDDIIDDGQVMADPSLLVTRPTAGDSRLAPTGRDLLYILAPAPNTAVGKVDWAATGPAYADHILQTVSDRLPSLGVGAELLHVIDPAGWARQGMLAGTPFALAHTFSQTGPFRPANTVRGIDNAVLAGSSTVPGVGVPTAVMSGRLAADRITGAVTKRRQLRVVQ, via the coding sequence GTGAAGACCGTCGGTGGAAATGCCCATCGCGTCGTCGTGATCGGTGCAGGCCTTGCGGGGCTGTCGGCCGCTCTGCATCTCGCGGGTCGTGGCCGCGAGGTCACCGTCGTCGAACGGGCACAACACCCGGGCGGACGGGTGGGACGGCTCGACATCAACGGATATCGCCTCGATACCGGTCCGACCGTGCTGACGATGCCCGATATCATCGACGACGCGTTCGCAGCGGTCGGCGAATCGCTCTCCGATCGGCTGGATCTCATGCGGGTCGAACCCGCCTACCGCGCATTGTTCGCCGACGGCAGCTCCTTGAACGTGCACAGCGACCGAGACGCGATGGCCGCTGAGATCGAGCGATTCGCAGGCCGCGGACAGGCCGATGGATACCTCAAGCTGCGGGAGTGGCTGGCCCGGCTCTACGAAGTCGAGTTCGACGGGTTCATCGGGGCAAACTTTGACTCGCCGTTGTCCCTGCTCACGCCTGCGCTCGCGCGGCTGGCCGCCATCGGTGGCTTTCGCCGCTGGGACCGCATGGTGCGCAAGCACCTCAGCGACGATCGGCTCAGGCGTGTTTTCACGTTCCAGGCGCTATACGCCGGGGTTCCGCCGCACCAGGCCTTGGCCGTCTACGCCGTCATCGCCTACATGGACACCATCTCCGGCGTCTTCTTTCCGCGCGGCGGCATGCGCGCGCTGCCCGACGCGATGGCTGCGGCTGCCGCTGATGCTGGTGTCCAATTTCGTTACGGTGCCACAGTTTCGGCGCTGGAACGCAGCGGGGACGTGGTGACCGCTGTGCATACCAGCAACGGCGAGCGTGTCCCGACCGATGCAGTCGTGCTGACCACAGAGCTCCCCGAGACCTATCGGCTGCTTGGGCGCGAACCGCGCAGGCTGTTTCGGCTTCGGCCGGCACCGTCGGCCGTCGTCGCGCACGTCGGATGCCAAGCCGTCGGTCATGAAGTCGGACACCACACCATCCTGTTCGGCGACGCTTGGGAGCAGACGTTCGACGACATCATCGACGACGGACAGGTGATGGCCGACCCGTCGCTGCTGGTCACTCGACCCACGGCGGGTGACTCGCGGCTGGCACCCACGGGTCGCGACCTGCTCTACATCCTGGCTCCGGCCCCGAATACCGCTGTGGGCAAGGTTGATTGGGCCGCAACGGGTCCGGCCTACGCCGACCACATCTTGCAGACGGTCTCTGACCGACTGCCGTCGCTCGGCGTCGGCGCTGAACTGCTGCACGTCATCGATCCGGCGGGGTGGGCCCGCCAGGGCATGCTCGCAGGTACGCCGTTCGCACTGGCCCACACCTTCTCTCAGACCGGTCCGTTCCGACCGGCCAACACCGTGCGCGGGATCGATAACGCGGTCCTCGCCGGATCCTCGACCGTGCCGGGGGTCGGTGTTCCCACAGCTGTGATGTCGGGCCGCCTGGCCGCCGACAGAATCACCGGCGCCGTGACGAAGCGGCGCCAACTACGGGTGGTGCAATGA